The following proteins are co-located in the Vigna angularis cultivar LongXiaoDou No.4 chromosome 2, ASM1680809v1, whole genome shotgun sequence genome:
- the LOC108328056 gene encoding uncharacterized protein LOC108328056: MELQTRSNNGEKANTEEDIDSNCSTPYVSAPSSPGRGPAGGGGFFYSAPASPMHFTITAASTYSPSSSSFEKNSSSCEFEFSARFSLTGFNGSASMSSADELFLNGQIRPMKLSTHLERPQVLAPLLDLEEEEEVENEDVEARVRGRDLRLRDKSLRRRTRSLSPLRNTPLEWTENEDVVNEVKTDKKENVTPSSGTGRSSKRWVFLRDFLRSKSEGRSNNKFWSTISFSPAKDKKAQNQGNGPPKSKKVTEKPTNGVVGKRRLPASPHELHYKANRAQAEELRRKTFLPYRQGLLGCLGFSSKGYGAMSGFARALNPVSSR; encoded by the coding sequence ATGGAGCTCCAAACCCGGAGCAATAATGGCGAAAAAGCAAACACAGAAGAAGACATCGACAGCAACTGCTCCACTCCCTACGTAAGTGCCCCTTCCAGTCCAGGCCGGGGACCAGCCGGTGGTGGAGGCTTCTTCTACAGTGCTCCGGCGAGTCCAATGCACTTCACCATAACAGCAGCTTCCACTTACTcaccctcttcctcttcctttgaGAAAAACTCCTCTTCCTGCGAGTTTGAGTTCTCGGCCCGGTTCAGTTTGACGGGTTTTAATGGTTCAGCTTCAATGAGTTCGGCAGATGAGTTGTTCCTCAACGGGCAGATCCGACCAATGAAACTTTCGACCCACTTGGAGCGTCCGCAGGTTCTGGCCCCCTTGCTGGATCtggaggaagaagaggaagtagAAAACGAAGATGTTGAAGCGCGTGTACGAGGTAGAGATCTGAGGTTGCGGGACAAGTCTCTCCGGAGAAGGACCAGATCCCTGTCACCTCTGAGGAACACGCCTCTGGAGTGGACAGAAAACGAGGATGTGGTGAATGAGGTAAAAACAGACAAGAAGGAAAACGTGACTCCTTCAAGTGGAACAGGGAGGAGTTCCAAGAGATGGGTTTTTTTGAGAGATTTTCTCAGAAGTAAAAGCGAGGGAAGAAGTAACAACAAGTTCTGGTCCACTATCTCCTTCTCCCCAGCCAAAGATAAAAAGGCCCAAAACCAGGGTAATGGGCCGCCAAAGTCCAAGAAGGTGACAGAAAAGCCCACTAACGGTGTCGTCGGAAAGAGGCGCTTACCGGCATCACCCCATGAGTTGCATTACAAAGCTAACCGCGCCCAAGCGGAGGAGTTGAGAAGGAAAACATTTTTGCCTTATAGACAAGGCTTACTTGGGTGTTTGGGATTTAGTTCCAAAGGATATGGTGCTATGAGTGGCTTTGCCAGAGCCTTAAACCCTGTCTCTTCCAGGTAA
- the LOC108327836 gene encoding probable protein disulfide-isomerase A6 produces the protein MWSSTKRMTVAVAAVTLMIFLSSASADDVVALTQNTFDNEVGKDRAALVEFYAPWCGHCKKLAPEYEQLGTSFRKTKSVLIAKVDCDEHKSVCSKYGVSGYPTIQWFPKGSLQPKKYEGARTAEALAAFVNLEAGTNVKIASAPSSVVILSPDNFDEVVLDETKDVLVEFYAPWCGHCKALATTYEKVAAAFNLDEEVVIANVDADKYKNLAERYGVTGYPTLKFFPKSNKAGEDYSGGRSLDDFVAFINEKCGTYRDGKGQLSSKAGIVESLDGLVKEFVSADDNDKKAVYSRLEEEVKKLKGSAARYGSLYLKLAKKSMEKGTDYAKNEILRLDRMLEKSISPAKADEFTLKKNILSTFA, from the exons ATGTGGAGCTCCACTAAGAGGATGACGGTGGCCGTTGCCGCCGTAACGCTCATGATTTTTCTCTCATCGGCTTCAGCCGACGACGTCGTTGCACTCACCCAGAACACCTTCGACAACGAGGTTGGCAAGGATCGTGCCGCTCTCGTCGAGTTTTACGCCCCTTG GTGTGGACATTGTAAAAAGCTTGCCCCGGAGTACGAACAACTCGGAACGAGTTTCAGGAAAACGAAGTCGGTTTTGATTGCGAAG GTGGATTGTGATGAACATAAAAGCGTTTGCAGTAAATACGGGGTTTCTGGTTACCCTACCATTCAATGGTTTCCCAAGGGATCTCTACAGCCAAAAAA GTATGAAGGTGCACGGACTGCGGAAGCCCTTGCTGCGTTTGTGAACCTTGAAGCAG GTACTAATGTGAAGATAGCTTCTGCCCCATCCAGCGTGGTAATTCTCTCCCCAGATAACTTTGATGAGGTTGTCTTGGATGAAACAAAAGATGTTCTGGTGGAATTCTATGCACCATG GTGTGGTCACTGCAAGGCTCTTGCCACT aCTTATGAAAAGGTTGCTGCAGCATTTAACCTGGATGAAGAAGTAGTTATAGCCAATGTTGATGCTGACAAGTATAAGAATTTGGCTGAGAG ATATGGTGTTACTGGCTACCCTACGCTGAAGTTTTTCCCTAAGAGCAATAAAGCtggtgaagattatagtggTGGTCGTAGTTTGGATGACTTTGTAGCCTTCATCAATGAGAAATGTGGTACATACCGTGATGGGAAAGGACAGCTTAGTTCTAAA GCTGGTATTGTAGAATCTCTGGATGGCTTGGTGAAGGAGTTTGTGAGTGCTGATGATAATGACAAGAAGGCAGTATATTCCCGGCTTGAGGAGGAAGTTAAGAAGCTCAAGGGTTCTGCTGCCAG ATATGGCAGCCTCTACTTAAAACTTGCCAAGAAGAGTATGGAAAAGGGTACGGACTATGCAAAGAATGAAATTCTTCGTCTAGACCGCATGCTTGAGAAG TCAATCAGCCCAGCAAAAGCAGATGAATTCACTCTGAAGAAGAACATCTTATCAACGTTTGCTTGA
- the LOC108327922 gene encoding uncharacterized protein LOC108327922 encodes MSNTSNNVVGVDNTFRRKFDREEYLERARERERQEEEGRSKPKAKGPPVQRKPLKHRDYEVDLESRLGKTQVVTPVAPLSQQAGYYCSVCECVVKDSANYLDHINGKKHQRALGMSMRVERASLKQVQERFEVLKKRKDVGSFTEQDLDERILKQQQEEEEKKRLRREKKKEKKEKAVEEPEIDPDVAAMMGFGGFRSSKK; translated from the exons ATGTCTAACACCAGCAACAAT GTCGTTGGAGTTGACAACACATTCAGAAGAAAATTTGATCGAGAAGAGTACCTGGAACGAGCACGGGAGCGCGAGAGACAG GAGGAGGAGGGTCGATCGAAACCTAAAG CTAAAGGTCCTCCCGTTCAGAGGAAGCCCTTGAAGCACAGAGATTATGAAGTGGACCTGGAATCTCGCTTGGGCAAGACTCAG GTTGTTACACCGGTTGCACCACTAAGTCAGCAG gCTGGATACTACTGCTCAGTTTGTGAGTGTGTAGTTAAGGACTCTGCAAACTACTTGGATCATATTAATGGAAAGAAAC ATCAAAGAGCTTTGGGCATGTCTATGCGAGTAGAACGTGCTTCTCTCAAACAG GTCCAGGAAAGATTTGAAGTTCTTAAGAAACGGAAAGATGTTGGTAGCTTCACAGAGCAAG ATCTTGATGAACGGATTttaaaacaacaacaagaagaggaagaaaaaaaacgtctacgaagagaaaagaaaaaggaaaag AAGGAAAAAGCAGTGGAAGAACCTGAAATTGATCCTGATGTTGCTGCCATGATGGGGTTTGGAGGTTTCCGGTCATCCAAGAAGTGA